DNA from Daucus carota subsp. sativus chromosome 1, DH1 v3.0, whole genome shotgun sequence:
TTCTGATGCAGGAAACTCCATTTCTGGTTGCTTAATCTTCCCTAGAGCTCTCAACTCTACAAGTCCTATATGCCTCAGAACATGCAAGTCAACCCTGCTGAATCTGATATCTTTTCTTTGTACTTGGCATGATTCAAGTGGGAAGAGTTTCCATCACCATATAAAACAATACTTTAGCGTGTGAATGGTAAGATTTGCCAGACAAAAGCATCCACAAAGGTGATTAGTCAATAATTTACATAATATTGTATTGTCAATGATTAACTTGCCCCAAAGGTTAATTGCCCGAACCGCAAAAAGtttatttaatcaaaaagaTTATTCATTTATTGATTATTATATGCTTTTATGGGATAATTAAAGTACAGGAGTAATATGCTTAATGCTGATATCTGTGGTaaccatttaaaaaaaaatgaaagtctGGCTTGTCGCTTGTATGATTGGAGTACATTGAAAAATATAGTATAGGAAGCAAGCCTGTTTCTCTATTTCTATCTCATGGTACATTTTCAAGTATAGTACATTGTAAAATCTACTGATCTATCCAAAACTTGCCCTTAAGGTAGATGCATCGAGACCAAGAGCGTCGTAGTAACTTACTGGTGCAATGCTCTTCAGCAATGAAGTCATGCTGTAATGTAGAATCAGAAGGATAACCCATGGTTATACATCGTCGTACTGTCAGTAGGAGCATTTGCGTTTTTAAGGTTGGAAAGCTGTTCAATTAGTTTCTTCTCTTCCACACTCAACCGTTTTGGTAGCACTACTTGAACTCTCACCAATTGATCACCCCTCCTGTTCTTTTTGTTTAGAAAAGGTACACCTTTCTTGGCCATCACCAATGTCGTCCCTGGTTGAGTGCCTGCAGGAACCTTCAGATCTACCATTCCATCTAATGTGGGAACCTTAACTGTTGTTCCTAAAATTGCATCGGTGTAGGTAATCTTGCTAGTGTAGAGTATATTTGTGTCATCACGTATTAATACTGGATCCGGGATTACATCAATGAGCACAAAGAGGTCTCCACGAGGTCCACCATTGTTTCCTGCGTTACCTTCAGACCGGACTCTCAGACGACTACCACCATCCACACCAGCAGGGACTTTAAGGCTAATCTTTTTTGACTTCATCACTCGTCCATCTCCGCTACATGTGTTGCAAGGACTAGAAATTTCCCCAGTCCCACCACAAGAAGAGCAAGTCATCACCTGCTGGAAGACACCCAGTGGGGTTCTAGCGGATTGGACAACTTGTCCTTGCCCACCACAAGTTCTACATCTTGATGGAATACTACCTGGCTTTGAGCCTGACCCTTTGCACTTGCCACATTTCTCAAGTCGATttatttcaatttctttttcaaTCCCAAAAACAGCTTCCTTAAAATTTAAGACCAGATTATAAATCAGGTCTTCCCCTTCAGTTGCCCTACTGCGTGAGCCTCTTCCTCCCATACCACCCATTCCATCAAATAACGACTCAAAGATGTCAAAGGGACTTCCATAATcctgtataaaaaaaatactcaaTCGTTTAAGCACAAGTACATAGATTAGGACTGCTTAATTAAAAGCTACTGTAGTTGATTACATTAATTTTTACAAGTACTCACCCCAGTGTCCATCCCAGAACCTTTAAGTCCagcttccccatacctatcatATATGGAGCGCTTCTCATCGTCTGATAGAACCTGCAGTACAAAAAGTAGTGGGAAGTTTAATGCAAGCACAATTCACAGAATAAAGCTGCAACATGAATTCTGAGGATGACATCAAAATAGGACTTGTGAAGTTCACCTCATAGGCATTGCTTATTTCCTTGAATTTCGCTTCAGCACTATCCTCTCTGTGGGATAAAATTTTAGTTCAGAATGGATGATAAATactacaagaagttcaaaattttaatatggtctagaaaaaatttaaaaccaacATAAACATGCTTAGCTTCTCCAGATCAATTTGGGATGTCTCACgaccaataaaaaaaatgataactcAGAAAGCAAAAGAAGCACTTCACATACTTGTTTACATCAGGGTGGTAACTCCTGGCAAGCTTCCGGTAAGCTAAAAAACCAAAACAGTCAGTCAACTGGATGATAGCAGGTCAAAACATTTTTCAGTCGGTGCACATAGCTTATAAATGGATAAGCAATTGAGATTTGATGAGAAGACTAATACATGTTAGTATATAATAAGAGGAATCCGTGGATAGCAAAaccatatatttcaattaaagaTTTACTTGTttacacaaaattaaaatccTTGGATGATGTATGCTTAAATTTCCTTGAATATCTTGAGAAGGTAAAAACCACTTCAAAGATATGCAAGAACATATGCATAGAATGTGATGCAGGAAAGGTAAACaaataaacattacaaatttacTTCATTTCAATTCTAAGTGCACCTACGTACATGGACTCTTTAAGCTCCCAAAGGTATAAGTGTCATAATTAAATCTAACATAAACAAGCTCTCTGACAGATTCCAACATAAGAAGGTAGTTGGCCTcttataaaaacataaaatttagcATTAAGCAGACTCAGAAATGAAGAACGATTATGTCAGAACCATAATCAGACGATGACGAGACGTAGGTTGTCATATGTTTCTAAAGATGTACTTTTTTCAGGATAGCTCACACATGGGGTGGGCATCATAAGCCTTTTATGAATCAAATCATATGAGTCAAGTAATCGTACAAACTAAATAACCAGCTATCCGAAAACCTTAACATGTTAAAAGGAGACTTCAATGGGAATAGTAGTCAAGAATTTTCCAATCAGACAAGTGGACAAACAGACGGCAACCATCAACGCCTTTCCCCACTCATAGGAGTGTACAGATAGACTGTAAGCAGAACCAAATTAACATATGAATTTATACTGGTGAAAGAAGGGATCAAACTATATTTGGATATGTGGTTTAGTTGCGATTGGATTTACATTTACAATGTCTGTATGGGCCCACTAGAAGTATAACTCTTCTCTCTTTCTTCCATAATTCTATTTTCTACAGGTAGATAATCTTATATCATGTGGTAGCAAAAGTGAGGCACCAGCATAAGGTGTAGTTTATATGGCAGGTGACTTTGTACTCTCTAGTGACTTTCATGGTTGATTTTGCACTGAAACAGCTTCATGAAATATAATGCTCTACGTACAAGTATACTCTTAGATATGTAGATATGACAAATAGGTTGTCCCTGTGATACTCTGGTAGCTGGTAGGCAGTTATCCGTGAATATATCTGCAAGATCTGTGGTTGAATCTTACCAGCTGTAAGTATGCAGGATGAGAATAATGTCTCATTCAGTAAACAAGAGAGGCACCTATGCTTCGTCACCTTATATTTCTAATCTCTTATATACTTAAACTGTAGCAGTATTATGGTTATAGTTTTTAGAATAACATGAATATAGATAAGTGAAAATCTATATTTCAGTTcagcaaactctgatttatatatatatatattatatatatgaatggCTCATACAAACTACATCAATAGTCTAATGATGAAATTTGCAAGTAAAGATAATACAGaccagaaaaatattatatcttatataagAGGAAACATCATATCAACTCTTAATGTATTGACAAGTAGTtcagcaatatatatatatatatatttaccctttgcagatcaaattttaatatccacATGAAGTAACCTTTAAGATGAAGTCGACTAATTAGAAAACTAAACGATAGTTTACTCACCACTCTTAATTTCTGATTTGCTGGAGTTTTTTGACACACCGATAACATCATAGTAGTCCTGTACATGTAAATTGACAGAGCTAAGAACGAACATGATAAAAATGCACAATGCACTAGTGGATATAGAGTTGATGTTTCTATACCAAAAGACCGAGACCACAAATCAAGAGTTCACATAGATAACTTACAGTTTTAGCTCTAACAACGAGACGAGTTCCCTTAGGTGGACATGGACACTTAGACGGTCCATTGTTAAATAGTGTGAGCAACAAATCTTGAGAAAACATGGTCGAATTACGTGATGTCAATGCTCGAATCTTGGAAAAACTGCACGACATGGACAATATATCTTATTGAAAACAACATTTACTTTAGATAACCAGTGCAAACAAAGCATCACTGAACAGAAACTACTAATCCTCAACAATCATAATAATAGTAATGAAACCATAGATCCTGCCTAAATAAACAATGTAAACAAGCTCACCGAAGCAAATGCATTGATAAATTGTTTGTACAAGAACCTCCTATAACTATTTGAGGTTTAACTCCACACCGACCCACCCATGCACTTCCACAAGGTAAAACCGCCATCCAGTTTTCTGTATGATAGCAACCAGAAAAGGGTCAAACTTTCCGATTCACCACCACACCAAGAATAACAAGCAAAACATTATCTAACTACAACATTAATAATCAGAAGCATGGGCTACTAGCCTACTACTGCTTAAATTAATAGAGTATATGTCTCAGCAACCACTAAAATATCAATTCGGGGTTTTTCGGAAGAGTTATGATAATTTCAAAAAGGAATTATGAAATGAAACCTCAAAACTATTCTGAACTTAGGCAAGTTTCAGTTCAACATACACTACAAACATATTATCAAAAATGTGCCTCAAGTCTTCAACATTTCCACTTTCCTGAGTTCATAACTCACAAAAAGAGAAAAAACCAAatcataaaacataaaaaatccCACCCAGAACAAATTAACAATAAACAAGAACTAAATAAAATCATCAAAAGTGAGGCTTAAATGCATACATATGGATACATAAAGAATAGAACTTTAACAGTTGCAGAGGAAAATCAAGTactaaaaaagaattaaaacaagAAACCTTGAATTTGAGCTACAGATTTAAGAAATTTCTTGGAAATTCCTGTAGTTCAGTTTGGGTTTAAGATGAGGTATACTTATTACATTTCATAATTCTATATGACAACATGAGAAATGTTATAAAGATATTATGGGCCTGCAAACAAGATTAGAATGGGCCTGTCCATCTATTAAGCCCATTGAAATCATAAACCCTGCAGCCTGTTTAAAGAATCACACTCAGAATCAAGAACACAGAAAGTGTAAAATTGATAttgcaagaagaagaagaagaaagatgggaagCAGATTGGGAAGAAGAGTTGTGAACTTTGCAAACATACCCATCAAGTTATTAATGCCCACTTCTTTCTCTAACATCACTGAAATTGCTCTCAAAACCATCCCTTCGGCGTCTAaggtcctctctctctctctctctttctcactCACTCCCTCTCTCCCTGTCTCTCCCCACACACACAGGCACAGAGAGActgactaataataataataatgtgatAAAGATATTTACTTTTTATGTTTAATTGGATATGAAGATTGAGATTAAAAGGGTTTTGGAGTCACTGTATGGCTTTGAAGTGGAAAAGGTTCAAACTTTGAATATGGatggaaaaaagaagaagaggggTGGGATTTTAATTGCTAAACCTGACTACAAAAAGGCTTATGTTACGTTAAGGAATCCATTGTCAATTTCCCCTGATTTGTTCCCGATTCGGTTGATTGAGGAGgataaaaagaatttgaataagcAATCCAAGTCTAGTTTTGTGGAGGGTGATGAGGCTAAGAAGAAGTCGCATTGGCTGGAAGGGAATGGGAAGCCTGAAGTGCGTGGGGGACGCTGGCGTGGTAGGGATAGTGGTAGCCATCCGGGTGGTGGTAGAGATCGTGGGGCTATCCAGGGAGGTGCGGGAAGTAGGGGGCAAGTGAAGTTCCCGTGGAGCAGCATGAAGTCTTCATCTGGGTAGTTTCCATTTTCTGTTTTTGCATATCCAGTGCCTTTGTGTTTATTGAAGTGCCTGGCTAATAAAGATAATATGGTATGCTTTAGGAAATTTATCAACATTTATTTTCGGAGTTCTATTAACATTGCACGAATGTGGGAATAGTTGAGAACTCATATTTACCATTATATGGAATTTCTTTTTAGATTATAGTTACTGACATACAGTTAAGAATTAAGATATGATCTTTAATGTAATGTGAAGGGTAGTCATACTTGATTTTATCAACATAAGCAACACACAAGTCAGATGAATTACACAAAATACCGCACTGTTTGTTATTCCTTGGGAGAAATTGTGGATATTTGAGTAATGAAGTTTGGGGCTTCACTTTCTGTCTGCGCATGTGAACACTCAATTGACTTTATTGGAATGCTCCACGGGCTTTGTTGGGTATAGCTAATTAGccatgaagatggtattgtgtCCACTATTCGTTTTAGAGTTGTGCTTCACAAATTTGGGCAGCCGTCGAGTATTACAAAGGGCAGAGAACTTCTAACGGCGTCAAATTATTTAGGGAACATATCTCCATGTGCTTTCGTGTAATCTTAAGAGTGTCCAATATAAgtcttttgtattttataagcGAATAGGCAATACTCAGCCTTGTAAGGCAGACACTTTCTTCGTAGAGAGTTTAAGTGGGGATGACCCATTGACATCTGCAAAGTGAGCTGTCCTGAATCCTTAAGCTGGTAAGAATCTATTATTTATATCTACTGATTATATTTGTTGATTCATGTAGATCTTCCCTACTGTTTTGCACATAGATGTTGAGAAACAGTGACACGCTAAAATTTTCTTTATGTGTCTTGTACGTTGTCACCATTCTGATGTTTTCCGCTTCTATTGTCTTGACATCTCATGCCAATCAGTTAAGCGGAGATGCAAGTATTGAAGGGAACTTAACTGGGAAATGTAAATTTGTGATCTCTGTCTGATAGTATTGAACTTAACAGAGATAGTATTGAATGATAGTTGAAACCATCATTAAAAATTATCTCTGTCTGGCATGTTAGCATTTTTGATTTATACATCACTGATAAGTGATAATTCTTGAGCACGTCAGAATGAGATAAATCTGTCATAACTCACAAGTTTTAAGCGTTTTGGCACAGGTCGAAAGCAGATACCTGAAGATCATTCATATGGAGGTTATTAGAATTCAGAAAGGAAAATAGAAAATTTTAGTATTCACCAAAAAGACAATTGCTAGTGTTTGCCTCCCTTTATTTCGTAAAACGGGTTGTTTAACCTGTGCCCTCGGGGCACAGGTTAAGAGTGTATTTAATTGGTTGTTGACAACTCATGAATGAATACACTTGCTGCTTTCACCTTTTTTTAccagttttttaatttttctctttttcttcacTTTTCAACACTTTCATGTTtatgtttctaatttttattttttaaccatgacatttaattttatttatttttataaaaaagcatgttgaataaaagatttattttaatataataatatatacccaATCCTTACATTTTTTATAACTAGAAAAGTAACAAGTAtgtgtataaaaaaataaaaattgatttcaTTCCACAAATAATAACGAGGCCTCTTTGCATGCCCActaattttctaactaaaaattaaattaaaaaaatataaatcattagaattatatcatttatatttttaatattattaaaataataaaaaataaaattattatcaaatatcaaattgaCTGATTTTAGTTAGAAGAccaattttaattagaaaattagtgtgGATGCAGGGGCCTCGCTATTATTTGTGGGATGAAATcatagtttataatttttatatagatacatgttttttttttttgaaaaaggaaaataattcaataatgaaaagccatacggcatctacagatataatcgaaattgaacaaacgcaGAATCATATCGCCGTTGAATCCTTCCTTCCTTCTTCGGTAGGCAACCAAGcgattttttgaagagataTATACATGCTGTAATACTCTCAATAttgttttgagcaatcgacCATAAATGCATCACCATACAAACCTTTATCATTGAATCAGCATCATGAAAATCCCGCAGATCTGTAATCCCGGACATGATGAACACACAAAACccaaacaaaaatcaaactctcacagaaggagagaccaaacaaaacccaaataaattgggaacttattgaagaAAACAAGAGATTAACTAATAGTAAGAAAAGAAGACAatattggggctttccaccggtgaaatccgatggaagcccctcggATAAAAGAGACGGCGGCTACTTCAAGGTGAGagaaatttagggttttgtgaATGGGAAAATTTAAGAGCTCATGTTATTCTTCTAGTTTGTAAAAAATGCAAGGAtggagtatatattattatattaaaataaatattttattcaacatgtttttttataaatataaataaaattaaatgtgatggttaaaaaataaaaattagaaaaataaacatGAAAGTGTTGAAAGGTGGGGAAgaagagaaaaattaaaaatgtcaGCAACCACCCATGTGTATTAAATACACATTAACCTGGCTGGGCCATGAGGGCACAGGTTAAACAACCCGTTTTAGGAATAAGGAActtaatttctaaaaataagatAAGTCAAATGGGTATCCCGGGCGTTTCACAGTATCATAGATATCCAGGCGTTTTACAGTGGCATAGAGCAGCCACACGATGCAACTTCAAGAGACCAATATGACAACATGGACTTCCAAAATTCACTGAACATCAAATAGAATAATGCTGCTAATAGCAATATCGGATTTCCCGGATATATTGTTAAAATACTGATCCTAGAAGACATAAAGTTACAGTTTTCGAACCCAAGGGAACCCAGACCCAGTCATTCCATCAACTCCGAGCTAAGCAAATGGTTATAAATTAGTTACTATATCAGATTTCTGGTTGGCCAACAGTCTTTAAAAATGTATCTGTAAAACTAACCATATCAATGGATGTATTGTCAAAAATCTACCGGAATCCAGAACTATGCAAATCAAATTGTTGAGCTGAGACTGAGACGTGAACAGTATAAAACCTGTTACAGATCAAATTGGTCCGTCAAGTACCAAAGAGAGGCATGTAATTCAGCACAGGCGAGTAGCGTAGGAGGAGCaactattataatttataaggaTCCTTCTCTGCTGCTAACCCAGGAGCTGTGGCGCACAGTAACAAACTGCTAATCGAAAGTAAACAATGATCATGTAGCACTAATATGTcgataacataaaaaaaaaattgaacagtCCAAGCATGAATAAACCTGCGAGGTTTCTAAACATGATCATTCTGCTTAAGTAATAAAATTCAGAATATTATAACGAGACTATCAAATAGTTATAGCAACTTCAATAAAGTTTAGATGTATAAAAGAAGGAGAAGAGGCTCTAATTCCATTCTGAGTAAGTGGATAACTGAGTAACTTAAGGGAACGGGCCTAGTAAAAGATCCGGGAGCATGTGTGCccctaaaaaaattaatagtttttcaccattaaaaattttagaaaatgagagaagGGTTAAGGGACACGGGAACATGTGTCCTCttgaaaaaatgtaatattattttatcattataaatttcagaaaataagaGTATGCCTCCATgaagtttaaaaatataaaggtatattcaaaaaaattagctTGGCACACCCGGAATATAACCACGCCTCTGCTAGGGCAGCGCGGAATGGCTTTCTGGATCCGCCCCTGCTGGCAAGGGTTGCAACAATTTACTAAACCATTCCTCTGTACTATACCATTCCTCTGTACCAAGTTCACATACATATCAACTTTCTATCTTCTCATTCTAAACATCCGCTGTGAATAATGCTGTTGTGAGATCATTCCACAGAATCTGTAACTTCCATTTCAACAAGTAGTCCCTTTGCTTCAACAACTAAGTATTCTTAGTAGATATACGAAGTAAATATATGGGATTTCAGTTCCAAGTACACCATTACCTTTCTCTACGTCCCTGACATTAGGTTTGAGACCCCAGTAATGCTAGAGGCTGATGACTTCCATATTCAAGCCAATAGATTCTAGTATCTAGTGCATAAATCATTCATGAAGAAAACGGAGAGAATGATGAATCAAGTAACCGCGCACATGCATCTTTTCTGTTAATGTATGAGCTTTATGATATGTCATGTATTCCAGAGATCCCTTCATCAATATATTGCTTCTTAAGGAGGCCATCTAATAGGATTCTACATGATGCAGTATTTGGTTTATTACCTTCATTTACCATTAGATAGAAAAGTTTTTGTGCCTCAACAGTTCTACCCATCTGAAATAGACCATGTATAATGGTGTTGTAAGTTTCAATTGCAGGTTTCAACCCTTCAGCGGACATTTTTCTAGAGAGCTCTATGGCTTTGTCTACTTTGTGCATCCTACAAAACCCATCTATCAAAATGTTATAGACATAAGAATCAGGCGCCAGACCCGTGCTCCTCATGATATATAGCACCGCTACTGCCCTGTCCACTTCACCTCTGAAACAATATCCGTCCATGAGTTTCGTGTAGGTGATTGCAGGTGGATATACACCTCTCTGAATCATTGTTTTGACCACGCACTCTCCTGCTTCCGGCATCCCTTCTCTGCAATATGCATCAACAATTACACTACAAATATACACATCTGGAAGAATATTCCTTACATCCATCTCTCTTAACAACCGCGCTACATCTCCCAATCTATTCAAGTTGCAAAAACCCTGAATTAACGAAGTGTAGGTCATTACATCCGGCAGTATGCCTCTGTTACACATTTCACCAAGAAGATCTAAAGCATGATCAACCAACTTCTCTTTGCATAAACAATCAATAACTGTGTTATAAGTTACAGAATCAGGTTCACAACCGCGTTTCTCCATAGATTTTAACAAATTAACCGCCTCAAAAGTCTGACCAGTCTTCCTCAAGCCACTAACAATAATGTTATAAGTAACTACACTCGGCTCAACTTCGCCAAACATGATCAGCATCCTAAACAAACGCTCCGCCTCAACAACCTGATCTCGTAAAACCAGACCACTGACAAGCGtgttgtaagtgacaacagtaGGCACAAAACCGCGCTTAAATATCACAGCCAACAATGAGAAGCCATAGTCGACTCTATACAAGCGACAAAAACAGTTGATGACAGTATTAAGAGTGGATACGTCAACCGGAATCGAGAAATAACACATATCGGAGAAGAGCGAGACAGCAAGAGAATATTGTTTCATTTTAACGAGACCAGCTAACAGCTGATTGAATTTCATGACCGGCAGCAAAGGTCTCATGTGGAGCATTTCAACAAACAGGTTAAGAGCATCTTCGAGTTTATCAAAACCTAGCTGCGATTTCTCG
Protein-coding regions in this window:
- the LOC108221001 gene encoding chaperone protein dnaJ A6, chloroplastic; protein product: MAVLPCGSAWVGRCGVKPQIVIGGSCTNNLSMHLLRFSKIRALTSRNSTMFSQDLLLTLFNNGPSKCPCPPKGTRLVVRAKTDYYDVIGVSKNSSKSEIKSAYRKLARSYHPDVNKEDSAEAKFKEISNAYEVLSDDEKRSIYDRYGEAGLKGSGMDTGDYGSPFDIFESLFDGMGGMGGRGSRSRATEGEDLIYNLVLNFKEAVFGIEKEIEINRLEKCGKCKGSGSKPGSIPSRCRTCGGQGQVVQSARTPLGVFQQVMTCSSCGGTGEISSPCNTCSGDGRVMKSKKISLKVPAGVDGGSRLRVRSEGNAGNNGGPRGDLFVLIDVIPDPVLIRDDTNILYTSKITYTDAILGTTVKVPTLDGMVDLKVPAGTQPGTTLVMAKKGVPFLNKKNRRGDQLVRVQVVLPKRLSVEEKKLIEQLSNLKNANAPTDSTTMYNHGLSF
- the LOC108221158 gene encoding uncharacterized protein LOC108221158 codes for the protein MGSRLGRRVVNFANIPIKLLMPTSFSNITEIALKTIPSASKIEIKRVLESLYGFEVEKVQTLNMDGKKKKRGGILIAKPDYKKAYVTLRNPLSISPDLFPIRLIEEDKKNLNKQSKSSFVEGDEAKKKSHWLEGNGKPEVRGGRWRGRDSGSHPGGGRDRGAIQGGAGSRGQVKFPWSSMKSSSGSKADT
- the LOC108220069 gene encoding pentatricopeptide repeat-containing protein At1g12775, mitochondrial-like: MSIRNASFKLLPLFSSSLFSPLVLHFHSIIYSNNNINTNKNDHIPHSNPTQPHLQQFLLEKSQLGFDKLEDALNLFVEMLHMRPLLPVMKFNQLLAGLVKMKQYSLAVSLFSDMCYFSIPVDVSTLNTVINCFCRLYRVDYGFSLLAVIFKRGFVPTVVTYNTLVSGLVLRDQVVEAERLFRMLIMFGEVEPSVVTYNIIVSGLRKTGQTFEAVNLLKSMEKRGCEPDSVTYNTVIDCLCKEKLVDHALDLLGEMCNRGILPDVMTYTSLIQGFCNLNRLGDVARLLREMDVRNILPDVYICSVIVDAYCREGMPEAGECVVKTMIQRGVYPPAITYTKLMDGYCFRGEVDRAVAVLYIMRSTGLAPDSYVYNILIDGFCRMHKVDKAIELSRKMSAEGLKPAIETYNTIIHGLFQMGRTVEAQKLFYLMVNEGNKPNTASCRILLDGLLKKQYIDEGISGIHDIS